Proteins found in one Pyxidicoccus trucidator genomic segment:
- a CDS encoding ArnT family glycosyltransferase, whose amino-acid sequence MASEGEQEREQTFTEAILGKETLSSNWMKRWLTLSFSTRVVVATAGFAALLFLPYLGAVGLWDCWETHYGEVARMMIERRDYVYPFWEGSWFFSKPPLTMWLQALGMQVVGSVRTDGALGLYTEWGMRVPFALLSIAAVGLLSLAVARVVNRRAGLATGFILATMPLYFLLTRQTVTDTPFVTTFICAMACALIGQLDETTKHRSAWWYGFYFFAGLAALAKGLLGVGLPAVILILYAALSVIPWDSASLESHLRWLTKRGFRKDVREGRAAMPVLWAQMFRMHLGTGILVFLAVAGPWYLTLSLFQSVDDEGKLFWYRFFIHDHLNRLTAGVHTTTPGGTFIYFIEQGGFAIFPWVALLPGAFAVVARLKLRSEKKADHLAIIAVLWVAFSFWLLASSATKFHHYVFPVLPGMAILLALFADRLWEEGISAHAVSLIFGLVLFILVGKDLSENPKNFTDLFVYNYDRPYPQDLVSKPIAFFASRPLWTGDLVTLVLLAFGVYLSFDAFSPRAKDKATPGTRAVALLLLLGGVATLGAVASQAQVSATALVGLALLAVASVLGVQSMRPGTEGRSSLRLAAGLLAVAGVALAVRGFTKSVAEDSLLKALSEPVNIKSTLGFTFAVAGAMAVVAALMRARVMLFGTFWALAAGVALWFNWSHWVDLSHHWTQRDLFWRYYAQRKADEPIVAYMMNWRGETLYSRNTVEQYRGSDSNTRIRNLAARPGREWVLVEHNRLNLLRNSVGSDKIVTPIDRDINNKFVLVTVD is encoded by the coding sequence GTGGCGAGCGAAGGCGAACAGGAGCGGGAGCAGACCTTCACCGAGGCCATCCTCGGCAAGGAGACGCTCTCGTCGAATTGGATGAAGCGGTGGCTGACGCTGTCCTTCAGCACGCGCGTCGTGGTGGCCACGGCCGGCTTCGCGGCCTTGCTCTTCCTCCCGTACCTGGGCGCGGTGGGCCTGTGGGACTGCTGGGAGACGCACTACGGCGAGGTGGCTCGGATGATGATCGAGCGCCGCGACTACGTGTACCCCTTCTGGGAAGGCTCGTGGTTCTTCTCCAAGCCGCCGCTCACCATGTGGCTGCAGGCGCTGGGGATGCAGGTGGTGGGCAGCGTGCGCACCGACGGCGCGCTGGGCCTGTACACCGAATGGGGCATGCGCGTGCCCTTCGCGCTGCTGAGCATCGCCGCGGTGGGGCTGCTGTCGCTGGCGGTGGCGCGGGTGGTGAACCGGCGCGCGGGCCTGGCCACCGGCTTCATCCTGGCCACCATGCCGCTGTACTTCCTGCTCACCCGGCAGACGGTGACGGACACGCCCTTCGTCACCACCTTCATCTGCGCCATGGCGTGCGCGCTCATCGGCCAGTTGGATGAGACGACGAAGCACCGCTCGGCGTGGTGGTACGGCTTCTACTTCTTCGCCGGCCTGGCCGCGCTGGCCAAGGGCTTGCTCGGCGTGGGCCTGCCCGCCGTCATCCTGATTCTGTACGCGGCGCTGTCCGTCATCCCCTGGGACAGCGCCAGCCTGGAGTCACACCTGCGCTGGCTGACGAAGCGCGGCTTCCGCAAGGACGTGCGCGAGGGCCGCGCGGCCATGCCGGTGCTGTGGGCGCAGATGTTCCGCATGCACCTGGGCACGGGCATCCTCGTCTTCCTCGCGGTGGCGGGGCCCTGGTACCTCACCCTGTCCCTGTTCCAGAGCGTGGACGACGAGGGCAAGCTCTTCTGGTACCGCTTCTTCATCCACGACCACCTCAACCGCCTCACGGCGGGCGTGCACACCACCACGCCGGGCGGCACGTTCATCTACTTCATCGAGCAGGGCGGCTTCGCCATCTTCCCCTGGGTGGCCCTGCTGCCCGGCGCCTTCGCCGTCGTGGCGCGGCTGAAGCTGCGCTCGGAGAAGAAGGCGGACCACCTGGCCATCATCGCCGTGCTGTGGGTGGCCTTCTCCTTCTGGCTGCTGGCCTCCAGCGCCACCAAGTTCCACCACTACGTCTTCCCCGTGCTGCCGGGCATGGCCATTCTCCTGGCGCTGTTCGCCGACCGGCTGTGGGAGGAGGGCATCTCCGCGCACGCGGTGAGCCTCATCTTCGGGCTCGTCCTCTTCATCCTCGTGGGCAAGGACCTGTCGGAGAACCCGAAGAACTTCACGGATTTGTTCGTCTACAACTACGACCGGCCCTACCCGCAGGACCTGGTGTCCAAGCCCATCGCCTTCTTCGCCTCGCGCCCGCTGTGGACGGGCGACCTGGTGACGCTGGTGCTGCTGGCCTTCGGCGTGTACCTGTCCTTCGACGCCTTCTCACCGCGGGCGAAGGACAAGGCGACGCCGGGCACGCGCGCGGTGGCGCTGCTGCTGCTGCTGGGCGGCGTGGCCACGCTGGGCGCGGTGGCGTCGCAGGCGCAGGTGTCCGCGACGGCGCTGGTGGGCCTGGCGCTGCTGGCGGTGGCCAGCGTCCTGGGCGTGCAGTCCATGCGGCCGGGCACGGAGGGGCGCTCGTCCCTGCGGCTGGCCGCGGGCCTGCTGGCGGTGGCGGGCGTGGCGCTGGCGGTGCGCGGCTTCACGAAGTCGGTGGCGGAGGACTCGCTGCTCAAGGCGCTGTCCGAGCCCGTCAACATCAAGAGCACCCTGGGCTTCACCTTCGCGGTGGCCGGCGCCATGGCGGTGGTGGCGGCGCTGATGCGGGCGCGGGTGATGCTGTTCGGCACCTTCTGGGCGCTGGCGGCGGGCGTGGCCCTCTGGTTCAACTGGAGCCACTGGGTGGACCTGTCCCACCACTGGACGCAGCGCGACTTGTTCTGGCGGTACTACGCGCAGCGCAAGGCGGACGAGCCGATTGTGGCGTACATGATGAACTGGCGCGGCGAGACGCTCTACTCGCGCAACACGGTGGAGCAGTACCGCGGCAGTGACTCCAACACGCGCATTCGCAACCTGGCCGCGCGGCCCGGACGTGAGTGGGTGCTGGTGGAGCACAACCGCCTCAACCTGCTGCGCAACTCGGTGGGCTCGGACAAAATCGTCACCCCCATCGACCGGGACATCAACAACAAGTTCGTCCTGGTGACGGTCGATTGA
- a CDS encoding ABC transporter ATP-binding protein translates to MSGIHVEGLGKRFGDRTAVEGLSFHVRPGEVFGLLGPNGAGKTTTVRMLTGLLSPSEGQATVWGHRVDRDGEALRKVVGLLTEQPGLYDRLTARENLRFFMKLHELDEARAWPRALDYLRRFGLGGREEEPVGGFSKGMRQKLAIVRTLVHDPQVIFLDEPTSGLDPESARTVRDAVAELASEGRTIVLCSHNLSEVERLCERVGVVKRTLLAIGPVRELRRAGHALEVRVDGEAERFRDTLTSLPFAPNVLAEGARLRVMLTDEANAPDVVACLVGAGARVHSAVPAQRPLEEVYLDLLREGRG, encoded by the coding sequence TTGAGCGGCATCCACGTCGAGGGCCTGGGGAAGCGCTTCGGGGACCGCACGGCCGTGGAGGGACTCTCCTTCCACGTGCGGCCCGGCGAGGTGTTCGGTCTGCTCGGGCCCAACGGCGCGGGGAAGACGACGACGGTGCGCATGCTCACCGGACTCCTGAGCCCCAGCGAGGGCCAGGCCACCGTGTGGGGCCACCGGGTGGACCGGGACGGCGAGGCGCTGCGCAAGGTGGTGGGGCTGCTCACCGAGCAGCCCGGCCTCTACGACAGGCTCACCGCGCGGGAGAACCTGCGCTTCTTCATGAAGCTGCATGAGCTGGACGAGGCCCGAGCCTGGCCGCGCGCGCTGGACTACCTGCGGCGCTTCGGGCTGGGCGGGCGCGAGGAGGAGCCGGTGGGTGGCTTCTCCAAGGGCATGCGCCAGAAGCTGGCCATCGTCCGCACGCTGGTGCACGACCCCCAGGTCATCTTCCTGGACGAGCCCACCAGCGGGCTGGATCCGGAGTCCGCGCGCACCGTGCGCGACGCGGTGGCGGAGCTGGCGTCGGAGGGGCGCACCATCGTCCTGTGCTCGCACAACCTCTCGGAGGTGGAGCGGCTGTGCGAGCGCGTGGGTGTGGTGAAGCGCACGCTGCTGGCCATTGGCCCGGTGCGCGAGCTGCGGCGGGCGGGGCATGCGCTGGAGGTGCGCGTGGACGGCGAGGCGGAGCGCTTCCGCGACACGCTGACCTCGCTGCCCTTCGCGCCCAACGTGCTGGCGGAAGGCGCGCGGCTGCGCGTCATGCTGACGGACGAGGCCAACGCGCCGGACGTGGTGGCGTGTCTGGTGGGCGCGGGCGCGCGGGTGCACAGCGCGGTGCCGGCCCAGCGGCCGCTGGAAGAGGTGTACCTGGACCTGCTGCGAGAGGGGAGGGGTTAG
- a CDS encoding alpha/beta hydrolase — MLSGRSIGTGVAVEMAMRGHGARLMLVSPYTSIPELAGLMLPFLPARLLVRDRFDTLSKAPDLKLPVLIIHGEQDELIPVEMGRRLGTRFPQATVQTVAGAGHNDVLERSGTTLMDRMAAFALGAP, encoded by the coding sequence GTGCTCAGCGGCCGCAGCATCGGCACCGGCGTGGCCGTGGAGATGGCGATGCGCGGCCACGGCGCCCGGCTCATGCTCGTGTCGCCCTATACGTCCATCCCCGAGCTGGCGGGCCTGATGCTCCCCTTCCTGCCCGCCCGCCTCCTCGTGAGGGACCGCTTCGACACCCTCTCCAAGGCGCCGGACCTGAAGCTGCCCGTCCTCATCATCCACGGAGAGCAGGACGAGCTCATCCCGGTGGAGATGGGGCGCCGGCTCGGCACACGCTTCCCCCAGGCCACGGTGCAAACAGTCGCCGGTGCCGGGCACAATGACGTCCTGGAGCGCTCCGGCACGACGCTCATGGACCGCATGGCCGCGTTCGCCCTCGGCGCTCCGTGA
- a CDS encoding CBS domain-containing protein, whose amino-acid sequence MEENQVRRMIVLDDDGTVCGMVSQADLARHMQAEDTAELLREVSTSSKAPSMIH is encoded by the coding sequence ATGGAGGAGAACCAGGTGCGGCGGATGATTGTCCTCGACGACGACGGCACCGTCTGCGGCATGGTGTCCCAGGCGGACCTCGCCCGGCACATGCAGGCCGAGGACACCGCCGAGCTGCTGCGCGAGGTGTCCACCTCCAGCAAAGCGCCGTCGATGATTCACTGA
- a CDS encoding IS110 family transposase codes for MEELGHEVVVADPNYAAMSATRSRRVKTDKRDARTLAEACKLGAYRPAHRASDESRHQRAQLAVREALVRTRTRYMALVSARGRREGLRVADGGAEAFVARVAALALPGRLRAEVAPLLSLMLHLNAQIAFLDGVLGCLARQDAQVARLCTMPQVGPVTACAFASAVDDPTRFSGPHQVEAYLGLVPRERSRGEKQRKGPITKAGNERVRWLLVQVALSLLWGKNPQTAHLREWAERIAARRGKKTVPLQRRARAARRIPRRRPRGRKGQRSARPRGQHSRQRRGMKARHLVRLTRLHRPRYGAIFVRKESGAPCSVLPSKFPSR; via the coding sequence CTGGAAGAGCTGGGGCACGAGGTGGTGGTGGCCGACCCGAACTACGCCGCCATGTCCGCCACCCGCAGCCGCCGGGTGAAGACGGACAAGCGGGACGCCCGGACGTTGGCGGAGGCGTGCAAGCTGGGGGCGTACCGGCCCGCGCACCGCGCATCGGACGAGAGTCGGCACCAGCGAGCGCAGCTGGCCGTGCGCGAGGCCCTGGTGCGCACGCGCACCCGGTACATGGCCCTGGTGAGCGCGCGGGGGAGGCGCGAGGGCCTGCGAGTGGCGGACGGCGGGGCGGAGGCGTTCGTGGCACGGGTGGCGGCGCTGGCCCTGCCGGGCAGGCTAAGGGCGGAGGTCGCCCCGCTGCTGAGCCTCATGCTGCACCTCAACGCGCAGATTGCCTTCCTGGACGGAGTGCTCGGGTGTCTGGCCCGGCAGGACGCGCAGGTGGCACGCTTGTGCACGATGCCCCAGGTGGGGCCGGTGACCGCGTGTGCCTTCGCGTCCGCGGTGGATGACCCCACGCGCTTCTCGGGGCCGCATCAGGTGGAGGCGTACCTGGGCCTGGTCCCCAGAGAGAGGAGTCGCGGGGAGAAGCAGCGCAAAGGCCCCATCACCAAGGCAGGCAACGAGCGGGTGCGCTGGTTGCTGGTCCAGGTGGCCCTCTCGCTGCTGTGGGGGAAGAACCCCCAGACGGCGCACCTGCGAGAATGGGCCGAACGGATTGCCGCCAGGCGCGGCAAGAAGACAGTACCGCTACAACGACGCGCGAGAGCGGCTCGCCGCATACCGCGCCGTCGACCCCGAGGGCGAAAAGGTCAGCGTAGCGCGCGTCCTCGTGGTCAACATTCGCGCCAGCGACGAGGAATGAAGGCGCGGCACCTGGTCCGCTTGACGCGCCTCCATCGTCCTCGCTACGGGGCGATCTTCGTCAGGAAGGAGTCGGGGGCGCCCTGCAGCGTGTTGCCCTCGAAGTTCCCGTCCAGGTAG
- a CDS encoding SBBP repeat-containing protein — translation MRFLNAVRGMFLASALALVGCQGVEPGADGQNDEQGSQEQQATNCVSLVPVMTSNSAPSGFVTSSGVYGSNPAAYEPWKAFDNATTFWLSTANQTPAWLGYEFGNGVMKTVRRYAVSYSNGSITTRAPKNWTLEGSNGSTWVVVDTRTNVTGWTNERREFDVAHPGTYKKYRLNVSDDNDSRAGIVVLSIGRLELYQCDAFPTVVDLWTKTSGAPGGFTRIHDLAGDPAGRTYSTGMTTVGVEGQPMAGLMDGFLTARDWNGNINFHKQLGVPGTVTLGYGVARNRTFEEIYVAGFTDGALPGATSSGGRDAFITRYRYTGVFGWTRQIGLAGAQTEGYGVSIDSSDNAFLVGSTNGNLDGNVRTGNYDAFVTKYNATGVKQWTRLLGVAGKTTHARRASADTSGNVYVSGWTDGNLDGQTLTGPQDAFITKYDANGVKQWTRLAGAPATAVWLYGSTLDVNGNVYLTGYSGGGMDGVPNVTPAIDVFVARFNPAGVKQWVWELDSGSGSWGMGIFAHDDGIYVTGGAVADVTLTTDTTGGMVHNYVAKVNYSGALQWIKQQPTAVLNGVEKDVRSMGVVVDQDDNMYVGGYLDGNFEGNTLQGAPDSFLTKIAP, via the coding sequence ATGAGATTCTTGAACGCGGTACGAGGAATGTTCCTGGCGAGCGCGCTGGCGCTCGTGGGCTGCCAGGGTGTGGAGCCGGGCGCAGACGGCCAGAATGACGAGCAGGGGAGCCAGGAGCAGCAGGCCACCAACTGCGTCAGCCTGGTGCCGGTGATGACGAGCAACAGTGCGCCGTCCGGTTTCGTCACGAGCTCGGGCGTGTACGGCTCGAATCCGGCCGCCTACGAGCCCTGGAAGGCGTTCGACAACGCCACCACCTTCTGGCTCTCCACGGCCAACCAGACGCCCGCGTGGCTGGGCTACGAGTTCGGCAATGGCGTGATGAAGACGGTGCGCCGCTACGCCGTCTCCTACTCCAACGGCTCCATCACCACGCGTGCCCCGAAGAACTGGACTCTGGAGGGCTCCAACGGCAGCACCTGGGTGGTGGTGGACACGCGCACGAACGTGACGGGCTGGACCAATGAGCGGCGCGAGTTCGACGTGGCCCATCCCGGGACGTACAAGAAGTACCGGCTGAATGTGTCGGACGACAACGACTCCCGCGCGGGCATCGTCGTCCTGTCCATTGGCCGGCTGGAGCTGTACCAGTGTGACGCGTTCCCCACGGTGGTGGACCTGTGGACGAAGACGTCCGGCGCGCCGGGTGGCTTCACGCGCATCCATGACCTTGCGGGTGACCCGGCCGGCCGCACCTACTCCACGGGCATGACGACGGTGGGCGTGGAGGGCCAGCCCATGGCGGGCTTGATGGACGGCTTCCTCACGGCGCGCGACTGGAACGGCAACATCAACTTCCACAAGCAGCTCGGCGTGCCGGGCACCGTCACCCTGGGCTACGGCGTTGCGCGCAACCGGACGTTCGAGGAGATCTACGTCGCGGGCTTCACGGACGGCGCGCTGCCTGGCGCCACCAGCAGCGGGGGGCGTGATGCGTTCATCACCCGGTACCGCTACACCGGCGTGTTCGGCTGGACGCGGCAGATTGGCCTGGCGGGAGCGCAGACGGAGGGCTACGGCGTTTCGATCGACTCGTCGGACAACGCCTTCCTGGTGGGCTCCACCAACGGCAACCTGGACGGCAACGTGCGCACCGGCAACTACGATGCGTTCGTCACCAAGTACAACGCGACGGGCGTGAAGCAGTGGACCCGCCTGCTGGGCGTGGCGGGGAAGACGACCCACGCGCGGCGGGCCTCCGCCGACACCTCTGGTAACGTCTACGTCTCCGGCTGGACGGACGGCAACCTGGACGGCCAGACGCTGACGGGCCCGCAGGATGCGTTCATCACCAAGTACGACGCGAATGGCGTGAAGCAGTGGACGCGGCTGGCGGGTGCGCCCGCCACGGCCGTGTGGCTCTACGGCTCCACGCTGGATGTGAACGGCAACGTGTACCTGACGGGCTACAGCGGCGGTGGCATGGACGGCGTGCCCAACGTCACCCCGGCCATCGACGTCTTCGTCGCTCGGTTCAACCCGGCGGGCGTCAAGCAGTGGGTGTGGGAGCTGGACTCGGGCTCGGGCTCGTGGGGCATGGGCATCTTCGCCCATGACGACGGCATCTACGTGACGGGCGGCGCGGTGGCGGACGTGACGCTGACGACCGACACCACGGGCGGCATGGTCCACAACTACGTGGCGAAGGTGAACTACTCCGGCGCGCTCCAGTGGATCAAGCAGCAGCCCACCGCGGTGCTCAACGGCGTGGAGAAGGACGTGCGCAGCATGGGCGTCGTGGTGGACCAGGACGACAACATGTACGTCGGCGGCTACCTGGACGGGAACTTCGAGGGCAACACGCTGCAGGGCGCCCCCGACTCCTTCCTGACGAAGATCGCCCCGTAG
- a CDS encoding NADP-dependent oxidoreductase, producing MQAFFIRRYGGPAVLEAGELPPPPLGPNDVRIAVHAASVNPVDWKVREGKLKVLLPYRFPLVLGHDCSGVVREVGAGVETFRPGDAVYARLDKGRLGAFADEAVMAASNVAPKPARLSHAEAASLPLVALTAWQALVDVAKVQRGQTVLVHAGAGGVGSAAVQLARHLGAKVVATASASNLERVRSFGADTVVDYHAQRFDDVVRDVDAVIDGVGQENVLRSFRCVRPGGIVISIADAPDLAFAREYGVTPALWPVFWLMGAKVNHAARRHHAKYRYWFMHPDGAQLRQLGTLVDQGVLRPHVDRVFPFSQTKEAVAYAEGGKARGKVVVSLRD from the coding sequence GTGCAAGCCTTCTTCATTCGCCGCTACGGTGGTCCTGCCGTCCTCGAGGCAGGGGAACTGCCGCCCCCTCCGCTGGGACCGAACGACGTGCGCATCGCTGTGCACGCGGCGAGCGTCAACCCGGTGGACTGGAAGGTCCGCGAAGGCAAGCTGAAGGTACTGCTGCCGTACCGCTTCCCCCTCGTGCTCGGCCACGACTGCTCGGGCGTGGTGCGCGAGGTAGGCGCCGGGGTCGAGACGTTCAGGCCGGGAGACGCCGTCTACGCGCGGCTCGACAAGGGGCGCCTCGGCGCTTTCGCGGACGAGGCGGTGATGGCCGCGTCAAACGTGGCGCCCAAACCCGCGCGGCTCTCGCACGCCGAGGCGGCCTCGCTGCCCCTGGTGGCGCTCACCGCCTGGCAGGCGCTGGTGGATGTGGCCAAGGTCCAGCGCGGGCAGACCGTCCTCGTTCACGCCGGAGCCGGCGGGGTGGGCAGCGCCGCCGTTCAGCTCGCCCGGCACCTGGGGGCGAAGGTGGTCGCCACCGCGAGCGCCAGCAACCTGGAGCGCGTCCGCAGCTTCGGCGCGGACACGGTGGTGGACTACCACGCCCAGCGCTTCGACGACGTGGTGCGCGACGTCGACGCCGTCATCGACGGCGTGGGTCAGGAGAACGTCCTGCGCAGCTTCCGCTGCGTCCGGCCGGGCGGCATCGTCATCTCCATCGCCGATGCGCCGGACCTGGCCTTCGCCCGCGAGTACGGCGTCACGCCCGCCCTGTGGCCGGTGTTCTGGTTGATGGGCGCCAAGGTGAACCACGCCGCGCGGCGCCATCACGCGAAGTACCGGTACTGGTTCATGCACCCCGACGGCGCGCAGCTCCGACAGCTCGGCACGCTGGTCGACCAGGGCGTGCTCCGGCCGCACGTGGATCGGGTCTTCCCCTTCAGTCAGACGAAGGAGGCGGTGGCGTACGCCGAAGGAGGCAAGGCTCGCGGCAAGGTCGTCGTGAGCCTTCGCGACTGA
- a CDS encoding SGNH/GDSL hydrolase family protein, with protein sequence MTNVTGTSKGKAVNPDTYLFWDEVHPTSAAHGILADEAYAMIEEATSLWDPDEAWEAPAL encoded by the coding sequence TTGACAAACGTGACGGGGACGTCCAAGGGGAAGGCGGTCAACCCGGACACGTATCTGTTCTGGGATGAAGTCCATCCGACGAGCGCCGCCCACGGCATCCTCGCCGATGAGGCCTACGCGATGATTGAAGAGGCGACCTCCCTCTGGGATCCCGACGAAGCGTGGGAGGCTCCCGCACTCTGA
- a CDS encoding SDR family NAD(P)-dependent oxidoreductase, with protein sequence MALPHFQSRNAGQIINISSGLARLPLVPFRSAYSAAKHGLNACLRMELRQSHPGIVVTVVMPGVVATEFGPNPLGGGPDSRVLPGAQRVEDATKVIIDVIEHPRAEVYTQPAMQADVERYYHDVETFEREAAARFRR encoded by the coding sequence GTGGCGCTCCCGCACTTCCAGTCCCGGAACGCCGGGCAGATCATCAACATCTCCAGCGGGCTGGCGCGGCTGCCGCTCGTGCCCTTCCGCTCGGCGTACAGCGCGGCGAAACACGGGCTCAACGCCTGCCTGCGGATGGAATTGCGGCAGTCCCACCCGGGAATCGTGGTGACGGTGGTGATGCCCGGTGTCGTCGCCACGGAGTTCGGCCCCAACCCGCTGGGCGGAGGCCCGGACTCGCGCGTGCTGCCGGGCGCCCAGCGCGTCGAGGACGCCACGAAGGTCATCATCGACGTCATCGAGCACCCGCGCGCGGAGGTCTACACCCAACCGGCCATGCAGGCCGACGTCGAGCGCTACTACCACGACGTCGAGACCTTCGAGCGCGAGGCCGCCGCACGCTTCCGGCGCTGA
- a CDS encoding DUF1036 domain-containing protein codes for MALEGVRGPGQCKNVYGPAITNTLSYYYAEGGGLTWAGPFFTCTPWSAFNWCDNTCNTNSRNLGWRELNTGGASNDTLTFNP; via the coding sequence GTGGCCCTCGAGGGGGTGCGCGGGCCAGGACAGTGCAAGAATGTCTATGGCCCCGCCATCACCAACACCCTCTCCTACTACTACGCCGAGGGCGGAGGTCTGACCTGGGCCGGCCCCTTCTTCACGTGCACCCCGTGGAGCGCCTTCAACTGGTGTGACAACACCTGCAATACCAACTCCCGCAACCTGGGCTGGCGGGAGCTCAACACCGGCGGCGCATCGAACGACACTCTGACCTTCAATCCCTGA